TATTTCTTTCAAAATATCGTTCTTGTTGCTCAAAATGAATTTTATCAATATTTAGCCCATTAAACCAAGCTACTTTTAGCTTATCCGCCATTATATTTTCCTTAGATTAAATATGTCTAACACCATCTTTTGTTATTTCAAATTTTAATGTTTTTTTAGTTCCAAAACCATTAGCATCATCTGTTTTTGCCCAAATTTTTGTTACCTTTTTAGTATTATTTGCAAATAAAACCAAAATACCAATATACGGCACTTCTTCATCTATAACTTTAAAAGCAATAATATTATCTTTAGGGGCAATTTGTAGTCTAATCGAGTCAATTTTATCTCTACCGAGTATAGCATCCTCTCTATTAATCAGCTCTAAATCACTAGCCTTTATAAATTTATTTACATCTTTTAGTTGATACACAATAACAGTCAAAGGAACATCATCATTTCTACTATTTAAATTAGAATTTTTTATATTATCAATCTTTACACTTACAACACTAGAGCAAGAACTTAAAAACAACCCCATGAGCAACATAACAAAAATTTTTCTCATTCCCATCCTTAAAAAAATACTTAAATAAATAACACTATAATTTTATTTTTTATTATAATTAAAAAAACTTTCAATAGTGCTTAGGAGATAAAAAATGATTTTCTGTGATCATTATGAAGAAAATTTAGAAAACTTAGAGATATTTCATTTACTTGAAGAAGAGATGACAAAATACAAAACATTAAATCATGAAAAAATACAATGGGATAAGGTATATGAATACTCATTAGATATTTTACAAAACAACTCGATGGATATGAAAATTTTCGCTTACTTTTCTTTATCATGTTTAGCATTAAATAACGAAGAGTGTTTTAAAATATTTTTAGAAATAATAATTTTTACAGAAAAATTATTTCGAGAAAAACCTGAAAATATAAGTAAAACATCTTCTATACTATTAAATCAAAAAAAGAAATACAAACAAATTGTTGAAAATTTTATTAATGAATTTAATAAAAATTCACCAAAATGCTCACAAGTCACAGCTAAAAGTTTAAATGAATATTTTGAAAAATTACACGAAATTTTAAATTGTAATTTTGCAAAATTAAACATTAAAGAAGAAATAACTCAAACTAAACAATCACCTCTTAAATCTCCAGTGACACAAGTAAATATCGATATAAAAAACACAAAATTATCTAATCTTAGCGATAGAGAATACAGAACATTATTAAATAATCTAGCAATAGAATTACTAGAAAATAACATTGAAAATACTAATGCTTATTCATTGTTTGCAGAAGCAGCTTGGGGAAGATTAAAAACCCTTCCACCGCATTCAGATTTTGTCACTAAAGTAAGATATCCTGATAGAAATTTAATAAAATTACTATTAGATAAAAATACGAATGAGTTAGATCAAATAAAATGTTTTATCAATAACCTTTCACTTAACCCTTTCTGGATAGAAGGATTTAAACTATTTTGTGATTTTTTACATCATCATCAAAAAGAACACTCCTTGAAAATTTTAAATTTACTAACTTGTAATTTTATTCTCAAATTCAAAGATATTACCAAGTTAAGATTTGACAACGGCGAATTAATGTGTAAAGAAGATACATTTAATTATTTTGTAAAACAAAATCAAGAAACTAATAAAAAAACACACACCACATCCGATAAAAATAAAAAAGTAGAGCAATTACTCATTGAAATAAACAATGAAAATTATAATAATTCTTTATTTTGTAATATAAATTCTTTAATAGCCATGGCACAAGTTTTTGAAACAAACAATATGAAAAATAATGCAAAAATTATATACTTACAACTAGTTGAACTTATGGAAAAAACCTTATTAAAGGATTACTTAAGTGATGAGTATAATTATGCAAAAAACAAAACTAATAAAAAAATATAAACTTAGTTATTCTTTATTTAGTTTTATGTATAATTTAAAAAATAAATTTTAATTCAAAAAATAAGGAAGTAAAATGTCTGATGGATCAAGTGCACCAAAAGAACGCATAAATATAACCTACAAGGCAAAAACAAACGGGCAAAATGCAGAGATAGAATTACCTTTAAAACTTATGATAATGGCTAATTTAACAGGTAAAAATGAACAAAATTTAGAAGATAGAGAAATTGTGTCTATCAACAAAATAAATTTTAATCAAGTTATGCAAAAACTAGACATCAAAACCCAATTTAATGTTAAAAATACTTTGGGTGGAGGCGCTGAAGAATTAGATATCAACCTAAAAATATCTAGTATGAAAGATTTTTCGCCTGATAATATAGTGCAACAAGTGCCAGAGTTAAATAAACTAATGCGCCTTAGAGAAGCATTAATGGCTCTAAAAGGACCCATGGGTAATATTCCAAATTTTAGAAAAGCTGTTTTAGATGCTCTAAAAAATGAAAAAACCAAAGAGCAGTTGCTTTTAGAAATCAAAAAAGAAAATAACGAAGAATAAAGGAAACATAATATGTCAAAAGATAAAGTAATTGATACTCCAATTATTGAAAGTATTATGGAAAAAAGCAAATATGCTAGAAATGATGAAAGCTATAGTATAGCAAAAAGAGGAGTAGCCGAATTTATTTCCGCAATAGTTGAAAGCGATAACATAGAAGATAAAATCAACAAATTTGCACTTGATGAAATGATTGCCCATATCGATGATTTATTATCAAAACAAATGGATGAGATTTTACATAATGAAGAATTTCAAAAATTAGAATCGACTTGGAGAGGACTTTTCTTCTTAGTAGAAAGAACTGATTTTAATGAAAATATTAAAATTAATCTTTTTGATATTACAAAGGAAGAAGTTTTAGAAGATTTCGAAAATAATCCAGACATCACCCAAAGTGTTGTTTATAAAAATATTTATTCTTCAGAATATGGACAATTTGGTGGAGAACCAGTTGGTGCTATAATTGGTGATTACCAACTAAGCACTACAAGTCCAGATATGACTTTTTTAAATAAAATGTCAAGCATAGCAGCAATGAGTCATTCTCCATTTTTAACTTCTTTAGGACCTAAATTTTTTGGTTTAGAAAATTATTCAGAATTAGCTAATATTCAGGATTTACAAAGTCTTCTCGAGGGTCCACAATACACAAGATGGAGAACTTTTAGAGAAAATGAAGATTCTAAATACACAGGATTAATGGTTACGAGGTTTTTGACAAGATCGCCTTATGATAGTGAAGAAAATCCCATCAAAAGCTTTAATTACAAAGAAAATGTTCATGCATCTCACAATCATCTATTATGGGGAAATTCAGCATATGCTTTCGCAACAAGATTAACAGAAAGTTTTGCTAAATACAGGTGGTGTGGTAGTATCATAGGACCAAAAAGCGGTGGAAGCGTAAAAGATCTTCCTACTTATTTTTATGAAAATTTTGGAAACTTAAAAGCTAAAATTCCTACTGAAGTTTTGATTACAGATAGAAGAGAATATGAACTTGCAGAAAATGGGTTTATAACTTTAACTCTAAGAAGAGACACCAATAATGCAGCATTTTTTTCAGCAAATTCTGCTTTAAAACCTAAAATATTTCCAAACACACCAGAAGGAAAAGAGGCTGAAACAAATTACCGCTTAGGCACTCAATTGCCTTATGTATTTTTAATTTCAAGATTAGCACATTATCTAAAAGTACTACAAAGAGAAGAAATTGGAAGCTGGAAGGAAAGAAGTGATATTGAAAATGGTTTAAACGAATGGGTTAGACAATATATTTCAGATCAAGAAAATCCACCAGCAGAGGTTAGAAGTAGAAGACCTTTTAGAGGGGCTCAAGTAAAAGTGGATAATATACCAGGGGAGCCTGGATGGTATAAGATTGGGTTGAGTGTTCGTCCTCACTTTAAATATATGGGTGGAAATTTTGAACTATCTTTAGTAGGTAAATTGGATAAAGAATAATAAATGTCTTTGTTGGATAAAATTATTCATTCATTGGATGAGCAATATCAAAATATCCCTTTTTATCAAAATGAATTTCAAGAAATAAAAAATAATATACAAGTTT
The genomic region above belongs to Campylobacter peloridis LMG 23910 and contains:
- the tssJ gene encoding type VI secretion system lipoprotein TssJ: MRKIFVMLLMGLFLSSCSSVVSVKIDNIKNSNLNSRNDDVPLTVIVYQLKDVNKFIKASDLELINREDAILGRDKIDSIRLQIAPKDNIIAFKVIDEEVPYIGILVLFANNTKKVTKIWAKTDDANGFGTKKTLKFEITKDGVRHI
- a CDS encoding TssA family type VI secretion system protein, whose translation is MIFCDHYEENLENLEIFHLLEEEMTKYKTLNHEKIQWDKVYEYSLDILQNNSMDMKIFAYFSLSCLALNNEECFKIFLEIIIFTEKLFREKPENISKTSSILLNQKKKYKQIVENFINEFNKNSPKCSQVTAKSLNEYFEKLHEILNCNFAKLNIKEEITQTKQSPLKSPVTQVNIDIKNTKLSNLSDREYRTLLNNLAIELLENNIENTNAYSLFAEAAWGRLKTLPPHSDFVTKVRYPDRNLIKLLLDKNTNELDQIKCFINNLSLNPFWIEGFKLFCDFLHHHQKEHSLKILNLLTCNFILKFKDITKLRFDNGELMCKEDTFNYFVKQNQETNKKTHTTSDKNKKVEQLLIEINNENYNNSLFCNINSLIAMAQVFETNNMKNNAKIIYLQLVELMEKTLLKDYLSDEYNYAKNKTNKKI
- the tssC gene encoding type VI secretion system contractile sheath large subunit; the protein is MSKDKVIDTPIIESIMEKSKYARNDESYSIAKRGVAEFISAIVESDNIEDKINKFALDEMIAHIDDLLSKQMDEILHNEEFQKLESTWRGLFFLVERTDFNENIKINLFDITKEEVLEDFENNPDITQSVVYKNIYSSEYGQFGGEPVGAIIGDYQLSTTSPDMTFLNKMSSIAAMSHSPFLTSLGPKFFGLENYSELANIQDLQSLLEGPQYTRWRTFRENEDSKYTGLMVTRFLTRSPYDSEENPIKSFNYKENVHASHNHLLWGNSAYAFATRLTESFAKYRWCGSIIGPKSGGSVKDLPTYFYENFGNLKAKIPTEVLITDRREYELAENGFITLTLRRDTNNAAFFSANSALKPKIFPNTPEGKEAETNYRLGTQLPYVFLISRLAHYLKVLQREEIGSWKERSDIENGLNEWVRQYISDQENPPAEVRSRRPFRGAQVKVDNIPGEPGWYKIGLSVRPHFKYMGGNFELSLVGKLDKE
- the tssB gene encoding type VI secretion system contractile sheath small subunit, whose product is MSDGSSAPKERINITYKAKTNGQNAEIELPLKLMIMANLTGKNEQNLEDREIVSINKINFNQVMQKLDIKTQFNVKNTLGGGAEELDINLKISSMKDFSPDNIVQQVPELNKLMRLREALMALKGPMGNIPNFRKAVLDALKNEKTKEQLLLEIKKENNEE